In one Pseudomonas purpurea genomic region, the following are encoded:
- the gcl gene encoding glyoxylate carboligase has translation MSKMRAIEAAVLVMRREGVDTAFGIPGAAINPLYSALQKVGGIDHVLARHVEGASHMAEGYTRTKAGNIGVCIGTSGPAGTDMVTGLYSASADSIPILCITGQAPRARMHKEDFQAVDITSIVKPVTKWATTVLEPGQVPYAFQKAFYEMRSGRPGPVLIDLPFDVQMAEIEFDIDAYEPLPLAKPAATRKQVEKALALLDQAERPLLVAGGGIINADASDLLVEFAELTGIPVIPTLMGWGTIPDDHPLMVGMVGLQTSHRYGNATMLKSDVVLGVGNRWANRHTGSVEVYTEGRKFIHVDIEPTQIGRVFTPDQGIVSDAGAALKVFIEVAREWKAAGKLKDRSAWLKDCQQRKASLHRKTHFDNVPVKPQRVYEEMNQVFGKDTCYVSTIGLSQIAGAQFLHVYKPRHWINCGQAGPLGWTIPAALGVVKADPSRKVVALSGDYDFQFMIEELAVGAQFKLPYIHVVVNNSYLGLIRQAQRGFEMDYCVQLSFDNLNAPELNGYGVDHVAVAEGLGCKALRVFEPADIAPALRKAEALIQEFKVPVIVEIILERVTNISMGTEINAVNEFEDLALVGNDAPTAISLLD, from the coding sequence ATGAGCAAAATGAGAGCAATCGAAGCCGCCGTTCTGGTGATGCGCCGCGAAGGGGTCGATACCGCTTTTGGCATCCCCGGTGCCGCGATCAACCCGCTGTACTCCGCCCTGCAAAAGGTCGGCGGCATCGATCACGTCCTCGCTCGCCACGTTGAAGGCGCCTCGCACATGGCCGAGGGCTACACCCGCACCAAGGCCGGCAACATCGGCGTGTGCATCGGCACCTCCGGCCCTGCCGGCACCGACATGGTCACCGGGCTCTACAGCGCCTCGGCCGACTCGATCCCGATCCTCTGCATCACCGGGCAAGCACCCCGCGCCCGCATGCACAAGGAAGACTTCCAGGCCGTCGACATCACCAGCATCGTCAAGCCCGTGACCAAATGGGCGACCACTGTTCTGGAGCCGGGCCAGGTGCCTTACGCCTTCCAGAAAGCTTTCTATGAAATGCGCTCCGGTCGTCCAGGCCCGGTGCTGATCGACCTGCCGTTCGACGTGCAAATGGCCGAAATCGAATTCGACATCGACGCCTACGAACCGCTGCCGCTGGCCAAACCTGCGGCCACCCGCAAGCAAGTCGAAAAAGCCCTGGCCCTGCTCGATCAGGCGGAGCGCCCATTGCTGGTGGCCGGTGGCGGCATCATCAATGCCGATGCCAGCGACCTGCTGGTGGAGTTTGCCGAGTTGACTGGCATCCCGGTAATCCCGACCCTGATGGGCTGGGGCACCATCCCGGACGATCACCCGCTGATGGTCGGCATGGTTGGCTTGCAGACGTCCCACCGCTACGGCAACGCGACGATGCTCAAATCCGACGTGGTGCTGGGCGTCGGTAACCGCTGGGCCAACCGTCACACCGGCTCGGTCGAGGTGTACACCGAAGGCCGCAAGTTCATTCACGTCGACATCGAACCCACCCAGATCGGCCGCGTGTTCACACCGGACCAAGGCATCGTGTCCGACGCAGGCGCGGCACTCAAAGTGTTCATCGAGGTGGCCCGCGAATGGAAAGCCGCCGGCAAGCTGAAAGACCGCAGCGCCTGGCTCAAAGACTGCCAGCAGCGCAAAGCCAGCCTGCACCGCAAGACTCACTTCGACAACGTGCCGGTCAAGCCACAGCGCGTGTATGAAGAAATGAACCAGGTGTTCGGCAAAGACACTTGCTACGTCAGCACCATCGGCCTGTCGCAGATTGCCGGCGCGCAGTTCCTGCACGTCTACAAACCGCGCCACTGGATCAACTGCGGTCAGGCAGGCCCTTTGGGCTGGACCATTCCGGCCGCGCTGGGCGTGGTCAAGGCTGACCCCTCGCGTAAGGTTGTGGCACTGTCAGGCGACTACGACTTCCAGTTCATGATCGAAGAACTGGCGGTGGGCGCGCAGTTCAAGCTGCCGTACATCCACGTCGTGGTGAACAACTCGTACCTGGGTCTGATCCGTCAGGCGCAGCGCGGTTTCGAGATGGATTACTGCGTGCAGCTGTCCTTCGACAACCTCAATGCACCGGAGCTCAACGGTTACGGGGTTGACCACGTGGCGGTTGCCGAAGGCCTGGGCTGCAAGGCACTGCGCGTGTTCGAACCGGCTGACATCGCCCCTGCCCTGCGCAAGGCCGAAGCGCTGATTCAAGAGTTCAAGGTGCCGGTGATCGTCGAGATTATCCTGGAGCGCGTGACCAATATTTCCATGGGCACCGAGATCAACGCCGTCAACGAATTCGAAGACCTGGCGCTGGTCGGCAACGATGCGCCGACGGCGATTTCGTTGCTCGACTGA
- a CDS encoding heme-binding protein produces MSALTLKVAVSLTGRAIVAGRKIAAAPLTVAVLDAGGHLLSLQREDGASLLRPQIAIGKAWGAIALGKGSRLLALDAQQRPAFIAALNSLGQGSVVPAPGGVLIRDQDGVVLGAIGISGDTSDIDEQCAISAIEAQGLQADAGVSA; encoded by the coding sequence ATGAGCGCTTTAACCTTGAAAGTCGCAGTCAGCCTGACCGGTCGGGCCATCGTTGCGGGGCGCAAGATCGCCGCGGCACCGCTGACTGTTGCAGTACTGGATGCGGGCGGGCATTTGTTGAGCCTGCAACGCGAAGACGGCGCGAGTTTGCTGCGTCCGCAGATCGCCATCGGCAAGGCCTGGGGCGCGATTGCGCTGGGCAAGGGCTCGCGGTTGCTGGCACTGGACGCGCAACAGCGTCCGGCGTTTATCGCGGCGTTGAACAGCCTGGGGCAGGGCAGCGTGGTGCCCGCACCGGGCGGGGTGTTGATCCGGGATCAGGACGGGGTCGTGCTGGGCGCCATCGGCATCAGCGGCGATACCTCGGACATTGACGAGCAATGTGCAATCAGCGCGATAGAAGCGCAGGGGTTGCAGGCGGATGCGGGTGTCAGTGCTTGA